In the genome of Anabaena cylindrica PCC 7122, the window CTGACTCCTGACTCCTGACTCCTGAAGTCTGCTGTATATTACTTAGCATATGATGTTTGTTGAGTCGAAAATAATAAAAAAGGCGATAAATGTAAAGACGCTCAATGGAACATCTCTACATTTATGGTTAATCAGCCGGACATCATATCACTAAGTCAGAATCTAAACATTTGCCTCTGTTTTAGTTTCTCCCATTTGCTCTTGAATCCTACCTTTTGCAGCTTTGAACTGAGTAGCTAATTCCTCGCTTTCTTGACTACTCATATTGTTCCGAATAGAAGCAAACATTGTGCTTTCTTCTTGTCGAATATGGTCGCCAATTTCATCCCATATTTTTTTAATTCTGTCTTTAAATTCAGGTGTAGAAGGGCTAATAGCTCTCAATTGCTCAAATACTGGACCCCAGCGAGCTTGTTCGTCATATAATTCTTGAGTATTGGCTTCACCGTAAAAAGGACGTACTCTGGGATAGACAATTTCCTCTTCAGCTGCTGCATGGGCGCAGAGATCTTTATAAATTTGTCCAAAATATTCTTGTATTTTTCGAGGATCATCGCTTTGTATTAATTCTGTAAACAAGATATTTACTTTATTGTGATCCATACGCAGAACATCTTGGATATTCATATCCTGTTTATCAGAAGATTGGGTAACAGCACTACCCACTGCACCACTAATAGCAGCGATCGCATCTTGCACACGCGACCAAATCCCCTGATCAGCATCTTGTCCAGTTAGTTCCCGCACACCCAATATTTCTAGAACTCCTTTCAATTGTTCTTGATGAGCGCGATTTTCAAAATTGATAGTATTTAAAGGGCCGATTGCTGCCATGACATCTGCACCAACTATCTGCGCAGCTTTATGAATTGTAAGCCCATTCATCACTTGTTGATGCTTCAACAACTCATGCTGAAATACTTTTTCAAAAAAACTTAATTCACTACCTTCCATTAATTTGCGAATTGATTGCACCATTTGTTGCACAGTTGAGTCCGCATCTTTTTGGATGCCATATTGAACCACAACAGTATCGAGAATACCTTGATTTTTGCGGTCATCATCAAGCATCCGGCGAATACTATCGGTTATTTCTCCATCCGAGCATTCTCTCAAAAAGAGTTCTTCATTATCAATACATAGCTGTTGCAGCAATTTCATATCTGCCAATTTTACTGCAATAGCATTCCGTTTGGTATCATCTAAAGTCATTACCATTTTAAATTCTCCTCGCCAAAGTAATCACATTTCTTACCAATTTCAGGTTGACATAATAACTAGAGAATTTGCATCTTTCTTTTGAGCTATTACCTGCTTAATGCTGGATATATAATTAGTAATAAATCCCCTGAATTCTTGTTAATTATTATTGCCTTCTATAGAAAGATATATAAAATACTAGTTCGTGTTCTATCTGGAGATAGATAAATTTCAATGACCAATTTACGAATTGACTCAATTGATGTGGATAATGGAAACTACAAAATCAAATTTGACTCTTTTGCTTAAGATGCCGGGATTAAGTGTATAAAAAAATGTTTAATTACTTAGAAGCGATTTCAGATTAGCATTTTGGAGATTAATGTTCTATACCACCAAAAAATGCCTTAGGATTTATGCATTAAACTGCAAAAATAAATAGTACATTTGTATAAATAAAGTCTAAACCTCAATTAACTTTATAATATGGTCATCTATCAATCCCAGAAAAAATCTAACAAAGAATACCGTCCCCGTAGAAATGACTGGCGGTTGTTTTTGCGTCTAGTACCTTATGCCCGCCGTAACGGGCGGTTATTAGCGCTATCAATGTTTTTACTCGTCCCTATTTCCATAGCTAACGCCATTCAACCACTACTAATTGGACAGGCAATATCCCTGATTCGGCAAGAACCAAGTACCTACGAATTTTTCAAAAATCGCTCGTTATGGGAAGGGTTAAGTATCCTCCAAGGATGCTTCCTCGCTACGATAGTTACGAGACTATCACTCACAGGTATTCAGGGCTATCTCGTACAGAAGCTAGGGCAAAAAATTACAGCTACAATTCGTGAAGATTTATTTAGTCACGTCACATCTCTT includes:
- a CDS encoding hemerythrin domain-containing protein, with product MVMTLDDTKRNAIAVKLADMKLLQQLCIDNEELFLRECSDGEITDSIRRMLDDDRKNQGILDTVVVQYGIQKDADSTVQQMVQSIRKLMEGSELSFFEKVFQHELLKHQQVMNGLTIHKAAQIVGADVMAAIGPLNTINFENRAHQEQLKGVLEILGVRELTGQDADQGIWSRVQDAIAAISGAVGSAVTQSSDKQDMNIQDVLRMDHNKVNILFTELIQSDDPRKIQEYFGQIYKDLCAHAAAEEEIVYPRVRPFYGEANTQELYDEQARWGPVFEQLRAISPSTPEFKDRIKKIWDEIGDHIRQEESTMFASIRNNMSSQESEELATQFKAAKGRIQEQMGETKTEANV